The Ahaetulla prasina isolate Xishuangbanna chromosome 11, ASM2864084v1, whole genome shotgun sequence genome contains a region encoding:
- the LOC131204960 gene encoding TLR adapter interacting with SLC15A4 on the lysosome-like, whose protein sequence is MLAESFITVFAYKGEPFDSREGRLLKSVGQESWQSQFANMDENEQLFTESSQAAAEKMAGIHGGNVDPKGHQQIPGQDAPRNKTHKIPLSVPQRIPVQEQYCGKQLDLYRSWTCQSLYQDYPDLHIGGDHIADHTHDSGCIVDQTYNKLSGPVFLSTDLPLDTPFPLQKPRVLKLGHGDDVGENSLAYRKEPLSNSLLNKHMEKEIQELYKQFWEEKLTHCNSITHCLMSNGLMSNTGEAHHPLPHGHQQTLLHSLARLGLHNTSGGNSSEFSTPNLQISAPLCKRKCL, encoded by the coding sequence ATGCTGGCAGAAAGCTTCATAACTGTCTTTGCCTATAAAGGCGAGCCTTTTGACTCCCGTGAAGGCCGGTTGCTGAAATCTGTTGGACAAGAATCTTGGCAAAGCCAGTTTGCAAATATGGATGAAAATGAACAGCTCTTTACGGAATCCAGTCAGGCAGCAGCTGAGAAGATGGCGGGGATTCATGGCGGAAACGTGGATCCGAAAGGTCATCAGCAGATCCCTGGACAAGATGCGCCAAGGAACAAAACCCACAAAATACCCCTGTCCGTCCCTCAGCGCATACCAGTTCAAGAGCAGTACTGTGGGAAACAGCTGGATTTGTACAGATCTTGGACATGCCAAAGTCTTTATCAGGATTACCCTGATTTGCATATCGGAGGAGATCATATCGCTGACCATACCCATGATTCCGGTTGCATCGTGGACCAGACTTACAACAAATTATCTGGCCCCGTGTTCTTGTCCACGGATCTCCCCTTAGATACTCCCTTCCCATTACAGAAACCCAGGGTGCTAAAGTTGGGTCACGGAGACGACGTTGGGGAGAACAGCCTGGCTTACCGTAAGGAGCCCCTCTCTAACTCGTTGCTTAACAAACACATGGAAAAGGAAATCCAGGAACTCTATAAACAGTTTTGGGAAGAGAAGTTGACTCACTGCAATTCCATCACCCACTGCCTGATGTCGAACGGCCTGATGAGTAACACCGGTGAGGCCCACCACCCACTCCCTCATGGACACCAGCAAACGCTGTTGCACTCTCTGGCTCGTCTGGGCTTGCACAACACCAGCGGCGGAAACAGCAGTGAATTTAGCACGCCGAATTTGCAAATCTCCGCCCCGCTTTGCAAGAGAAAATGTCTGTGA